Part of the Streptomyces sp. NBC_00457 genome, GACATCCCCGCCCGCCGCGACCAGGCCATCTACGCCGGCTTCTCGGTCGTGGCCGGTATCGCCGTCATAGCGGCAGCCATCTTCCTGGAGCGGGTCTGCAAGCTCCCGGAGGACGACGACGATCACCACACGCCAGGAGCAGCCTCAGCGGCGTAAGCGTGACGGTCAGCGCGCCAGTATGAGACTCATCGCCTCGGCACGAGTCGTGGCATCCCGCAGCTGCCCCCGCACCGCCGACGTGGTCGTCTTGGCGCCCGGCTTACGGATGCCGCGTACCGACATGCACATGTGCTCGGCCTCGATGACGACGATCGCGCCCCGCGCCTCGAGAATCCGCATGAGCGAGTCGGCGATCTGCGTGGTGAGTCGTTCCTGCACCTGAGGGCGGCGGGCGAACACCTCGACGAGGCGCGCAAGCTTCGACAGGCCGGTGATCTTGCCGGTTTCGGCCGGAATGTAGCCGACGTGAGCCACGCCGTGGAACGGCAGCAAGTGATGTTCACAGAGGCTGACGATCTCGATGTCCTTCACCAGGACCATCTCGTCGTGCCCCAGATCGAACGTCGTCGTCAGAACGTCCTCGGGCTCCTGCCGCAGCCCGGCCAGAAGCTCGTGATAGGCCCGAGCCACCCGCCCCGGCGTCTCCCTGAGCCCCTCGCGGTCCGGGTCCTCGCCGACCGCGATCAGCAGTTCGCGCACGGCGTTCTCGGCTCGCTTCTCGTCGAATTCGCCGATGAAGCCCTCGCCGTCCAGCGTCACGGGGTCGGTCATGTCGTGCCTCGTTCCTAGATGTCGTGCACAGGCATACGAAGATGCCGCGCCCCCCAGGCTAAAACCAGGGGGGCGCGGCAATCATTCCGGGCCTGGTGAGACCACCGAGGCCGGGAGGGTCAGCCTTCCGGACGCTCCTCGGGGGCCGGTTCCGGGACGGGCTCCGCCGAGGTGGTGGCCTTGGCGGTGGTGATCGCCGGGGTCGCTCCGTTGGCTCCGTTCGTCAGTGCCAGCTCCTTGGGGGAGAGCACCGGCGGGCGGGTGGACGGGGTGCGACGGGACGAGCCGGTCCAGGCAGG contains:
- the folE gene encoding GTP cyclohydrolase I FolE, with protein sequence MTDPVTLDGEGFIGEFDEKRAENAVRELLIAVGEDPDREGLRETPGRVARAYHELLAGLRQEPEDVLTTTFDLGHDEMVLVKDIEIVSLCEHHLLPFHGVAHVGYIPAETGKITGLSKLARLVEVFARRPQVQERLTTQIADSLMRILEARGAIVVIEAEHMCMSVRGIRKPGAKTTTSAVRGQLRDATTRAEAMSLILAR